In one Thermosipho ferrireducens genomic region, the following are encoded:
- a CDS encoding phosphate ABC transporter substrate-binding protein PstS family protein, producing MKQIFILVLIVFSILSFSKTLVIKGSNTVFPIAQLWIEKFKKMYPDVEVTLEGAGSSTGIAALFNGTADIANSSRWLKEKELKKMSEKGKYFIPIVVGYDGIAIIVNQELNINEISLEILSKIYTGKIRYWNQVNPNLPKKRITVYSRNTASGTYETFEKKVLNNLKMAPWVRLVESTQFEIESVAKNPYAIAYVGVGYVTEKVKVLKIGGVLPTKSNILTGKYPISRPLFMFIDATKGYPESGVIKNYITFALSKEGQELVEKAGYVAAYGF from the coding sequence ATGAAGCAAATTTTTATTCTGGTATTGATAGTTTTTTCAATTTTGTCTTTTTCAAAAACACTTGTGATTAAAGGTTCAAACACGGTTTTTCCTATTGCTCAACTCTGGATTGAAAAGTTTAAAAAAATGTATCCAGATGTTGAGGTTACTTTAGAAGGTGCGGGATCTTCCACAGGTATAGCAGCTTTGTTTAACGGAACAGCAGATATTGCTAATTCAAGCAGGTGGTTGAAAGAAAAGGAACTTAAAAAAATGAGTGAAAAAGGAAAATATTTTATCCCCATTGTGGTTGGTTATGATGGAATAGCAATAATTGTTAATCAAGAACTTAATATAAACGAGATATCTCTGGAAATTCTTTCGAAAATTTATACGGGAAAAATAAGATACTGGAATCAGGTTAATCCAAATTTGCCTAAGAAAAGAATAACAGTATATTCAAGAAATACTGCTTCGGGCACTTATGAAACATTTGAAAAGAAGGTTCTCAATAATTTGAAAATGGCTCCATGGGTGAGATTAGTTGAAAGTACTCAGTTTGAAATAGAAAGTGTTGCAAAAAATCCTTATGCAATAGCTTACGTGGGAGTGGGTTATGTTACGGAAAAGGTCAAAGTATTAAAGATTGGAGGAGTACTTCCTACAAAATCAAATATACTAACAGGAAAATATCCCATTTCAAGGCCTCTTTTCATGTTTATTGATGCGACAAAAGGATATCCTGAATCTGGTGTAATTAAAAATTATATTACCTTTGCTCTTTCTAAAGAAGGACAGGAATTGGTGGAAAAGGCAGGGTACGTTGCGGCTTACGGGTTCTAA
- a CDS encoding PstC family ABC transporter permease — protein sequence MQRKLGYYFQTSLIFVLAATATVALFFLIYFMIKESYPAFITVGKEIFTSTNWYPTSYEAEYGMLAMIVGTFLLTLFSSLIVLPLGYFIALYLHTYASSWEKNIIKSGVELLSGVPSVIIGAFILMYISPILIYFDIWSTENFLLASTGLIFLSLPYAVSLMTEAMDAVDRSLEESSLALGATKFITTFKITTRASISGLFNGAVLTVNRIIGETMVVLLVGGGAAMIPRSLFDPVRPLTAVIASEMGEVELGSMHYHSLFAAGAILLGISIVLTCISRKLTRRWSI from the coding sequence TTGCAAAGGAAATTAGGATATTATTTTCAAACTTCATTGATTTTCGTTTTGGCGGCCACAGCCACAGTGGCGCTGTTTTTTCTGATTTATTTTATGATAAAAGAATCATATCCTGCTTTTATAACTGTTGGAAAGGAGATATTTACAAGTACCAACTGGTATCCTACAAGTTATGAAGCAGAGTATGGAATGCTTGCAATGATAGTTGGGACATTTCTTTTGACACTTTTTTCCTCTCTTATTGTTTTGCCTCTGGGGTACTTTATAGCGTTGTATCTTCATACTTATGCATCTTCCTGGGAAAAAAATATTATTAAGTCAGGTGTGGAATTGTTATCTGGTGTTCCTTCAGTAATAATAGGCGCTTTTATTTTAATGTATATTTCCCCGATCCTTATTTATTTTGATATATGGTCAACTGAAAATTTTCTTTTAGCATCAACTGGGTTAATATTTTTGTCTCTTCCTTATGCAGTTTCGCTGATGACGGAAGCTATGGATGCAGTTGATCGCTCACTTGAAGAAAGTTCATTAGCACTTGGTGCGACTAAATTTATCACGACATTTAAAATTACCACACGGGCTTCTATTTCTGGACTTTTTAATGGGGCTGTTCTTACAGTAAACAGGATTATAGGCGAAACCATGGTTGTGTTGCTTGTTGGAGGTGGGGCTGCAATGATACCTCGATCTTTATTTGATCCTGTGAGACCGTTAACAGCGGTAATTGCAAGTGAAATGGGAGAAGTTGAACTTGGAAGTATGCATTATCATTCATTATTTGCTGCTGGGGCGATTTTGCTTGGAATTTCAATAGTACTAACATGTATTTCAAGGAAATTAACAAGAAGGTGGTCGATTTGA
- a CDS encoding M20/M25/M40 family metallo-hydrolase translates to MTLDTKELVLKLTSIDGPSGYEDKVIEEIKNIMSPYVDETYITKTGSLICKKNGTGKGKIGMLAHADQLGFVISKIDEKGYAYVSSIGGWDPKVIAGQRAKIYSQKGLFSGIFGFLAPHLQKSSERKKMPDLDGLFLDISINDNWKDIQVGDIVTLDDVDGFEQNNFIFAPSLDNRASCAAIIKTAELLQKMSHEYDVYFIFSTQEEIGGPGAPTSAYYCDLDYAFVIDVTHGDENVPGYVKIKIGEGPAVGIGPVINKDFNKHVQDIAKKYNIKIQFEPIPRRSGTDTDAVQLVRKGIKTQLLSIPLKYMHTPVEKISINDIENTAKLMTFSIMELEVQ, encoded by the coding sequence ATGACATTGGATACAAAAGAACTCGTATTGAAACTAACATCTATTGATGGACCATCTGGATATGAAGACAAAGTTATAGAAGAGATTAAAAATATAATGAGCCCCTATGTAGACGAAACTTATATAACAAAAACTGGCAGTTTAATTTGCAAAAAAAATGGAACTGGTAAAGGAAAAATAGGAATGTTAGCCCATGCAGACCAATTAGGTTTTGTAATTTCAAAAATAGATGAAAAAGGCTACGCTTACGTTTCAAGTATAGGTGGATGGGATCCAAAAGTTATTGCGGGACAAAGAGCAAAAATTTACTCACAGAAAGGATTATTTTCAGGAATATTTGGCTTTCTTGCACCACATTTACAAAAGAGTTCTGAAAGAAAAAAAATGCCAGATTTAGATGGACTTTTTCTTGATATAAGCATAAATGACAACTGGAAAGATATTCAGGTTGGTGATATTGTAACGTTAGATGATGTTGATGGGTTTGAACAAAATAACTTTATATTTGCTCCTTCATTAGATAATAGAGCCAGCTGCGCAGCTATAATCAAAACTGCAGAACTTTTACAAAAAATGTCACACGAATACGATGTTTATTTCATATTCTCTACACAGGAAGAAATTGGAGGCCCTGGAGCACCAACAAGTGCTTATTATTGCGACTTAGATTATGCTTTTGTAATTGATGTAACTCACGGTGATGAAAATGTACCTGGGTATGTAAAAATAAAGATAGGTGAAGGGCCTGCAGTTGGAATAGGCCCGGTTATAAATAAAGATTTCAACAAACATGTTCAGGATATTGCTAAAAAATACAATATAAAAATACAATTTGAACCTATACCAAGACGTTCTGGAACAGATACTGATGCTGTGCAACTTGTGAGGAAAGGCATAAAAACGCAACTGCTTTCAATTCCTCTAAAATATATGCACACCCCTGTTGAAAAAATTTCTATTAACGATATAGAAAACACCGCAAAGTTGATGACATTCTCTATCATGGAATTGGAGGTGCAATAA
- a CDS encoding MFS transporter, whose protein sequence is MFEKDIQFRKFQMYGFLKNLRFFEPFLILFFLESGLTYFQIGILFSVKSITTNLLEVPTGIIADVYGRRKSMLFSMGSYIIAFLIFYFFPVFHLYIFAMILYAFGEAFRTGTHKAMILDYLKIKNMENLKVQYYGATRAASQFGSALNSLIAATIVFYSGNYRVIFFAAIVPYIFNFINLATYPAQLDGTLSKKTKKATLKDFINAVVNIRVLRILLNTSSYSAVFKSLKDYLQPILEAFALSLPVFLFWEDKKRSAVVIGIVYFILYFLTSIASKNSWRVNQRLKHPSKALNTTLIAGALIITAAGFAYKINLSILSIIFFILLHVLENIRRPISVAYVSDNVESTAMASVLSVESQFTTFLTAIFSLIAGYLADKFGLPSAIMIVGLILLSLSMILRIKPSTSK, encoded by the coding sequence ATGTTTGAAAAAGACATACAGTTTAGAAAATTTCAAATGTATGGTTTTTTAAAGAATCTGAGATTCTTTGAACCATTTCTTATTCTGTTTTTTCTGGAAAGTGGGTTAACTTATTTTCAAATAGGTATATTATTTTCTGTTAAGAGTATTACAACCAATCTACTTGAAGTTCCTACAGGAATAATTGCCGATGTATATGGTAGGAGAAAGTCTATGTTATTCTCAATGGGATCGTATATAATAGCGTTTCTTATTTTTTACTTTTTTCCGGTGTTTCATTTATATATTTTTGCAATGATATTGTACGCATTTGGAGAGGCATTCAGGACAGGTACGCATAAAGCGATGATTTTGGACTATCTTAAAATAAAAAATATGGAAAATTTAAAGGTTCAATATTATGGTGCGACAAGAGCTGCGTCTCAGTTTGGTTCAGCGTTAAACTCTCTGATAGCTGCCACAATAGTATTTTATAGTGGAAATTATAGAGTGATATTCTTTGCTGCTATTGTACCTTACATATTTAATTTTATTAATCTTGCTACATATCCAGCACAGTTAGATGGCACTTTAAGCAAGAAGACCAAAAAGGCAACCTTAAAAGATTTCATAAATGCTGTAGTAAATATTAGAGTCCTCAGGATATTGTTGAACACCTCTTCGTATAGTGCAGTATTTAAGAGTTTAAAAGATTACTTACAACCTATATTGGAAGCATTTGCATTGTCATTGCCTGTGTTCTTATTCTGGGAAGATAAAAAAAGATCCGCTGTAGTTATTGGAATAGTGTATTTTATATTGTATTTTTTAACGAGCATTGCTTCGAAAAATTCCTGGAGAGTAAACCAAAGGTTGAAACATCCTTCAAAAGCCTTAAACACTACTCTGATTGCGGGAGCATTAATTATAACGGCCGCTGGATTTGCGTATAAAATTAATTTGAGTATTCTTTCAATAATATTTTTTATATTACTTCATGTTTTAGAGAATATCAGAAGACCCATTTCTGTGGCATATGTTAGCGATAACGTTGAATCAACAGCTATGGCTTCCGTTTTATCAGTAGAGTCTCAATTCACAACGTTTTTGACTGCAATTTTTTCTCTTATAGCTGGTTATCTTGCAGATAAGTTTGGACTTCCATCGGCCATAATGATCGTTGGGCTAATTCTTTTGTCCCTTTCCATGATTTTAAGAATAAAACCTTCGACTTCCAAATGA
- the gmk gene encoding guanylate kinase: MKGTLFVVSGPSGVGKTSIISSLLNKMDNLVFSVSCTTRPPRPGEVNGVDYFFIDKETFVRMQHNQEFLEWAEVHGNLYGTPKGFVVDNIEKGKSIILDIDVQGALQVKKNFEEAVFIFVAPPSYEVLRERLIKRGTERPESLMKRLEDAKWELSKMVEFDYLIINDDLEKSIMAMKSIIIAESHKLSRVLKSEIIRKLFKGV, encoded by the coding sequence ATGAAAGGAACGCTTTTTGTAGTAAGTGGTCCTTCTGGAGTTGGTAAAACAAGCATAATTAGTTCTTTGCTAAACAAAATGGATAATCTTGTATTTTCGGTTTCCTGTACGACAAGGCCACCTCGACCTGGAGAGGTGAATGGAGTAGATTATTTTTTTATCGATAAAGAAACTTTTGTTAGAATGCAGCACAATCAGGAATTTTTAGAATGGGCAGAAGTTCACGGAAATTTGTACGGGACGCCAAAAGGATTTGTAGTTGATAATATAGAAAAAGGAAAAAGTATTATATTGGACATAGATGTGCAAGGAGCGTTGCAGGTAAAAAAGAATTTCGAAGAGGCGGTGTTTATATTTGTGGCTCCACCAAGCTACGAGGTTTTGAGAGAGCGTCTTATAAAGAGAGGAACTGAAAGGCCTGAGTCGTTAATGAAAAGATTGGAAGATGCGAAATGGGAACTTTCAAAAATGGTAGAGTTTGATTATCTTATAATCAACGACGATTTAGAGAAATCTATAATGGCAATGAAGTCTATTATAATAGCTGAATCACATAAATTAAGTAGAGTGCTGAAATCAGAGATAATCCGAAAACTTTTTAAGGGGGTATAA
- a CDS encoding radical SAM/SPASM domain-containing protein — protein MQRPEIVEFEITTACNYSCRHCYCNAGKKSRYELTTQEAKKVIKDLVDAGVKIIDIVGGEPFLRPDLEDIILYGRSLGARMMINTNGSLATWERVKKLKEIDKEILIGVSLDGHIASLHEFVRGKNTFQRTMEGLMNFLKAGFEVTILHVINARNYSYFENMVLFAKKLGVNLYVDRFVPVGRGELYKDELLPTRKMIKYVQSIIDKYRNDVVFYVEENIKGGLCTAGRTHASILVDGTVVPCGHFRFDKEFYMGNIKNKSFGELWKSYDSEILIKDCKECLFFNKCYGGCRAFAYKINKKIDPIFCLVGDQNV, from the coding sequence ATGCAAAGACCTGAAATTGTAGAATTTGAGATTACTACTGCATGTAATTATTCATGCAGACATTGTTATTGTAATGCAGGAAAAAAATCGCGATATGAATTGACAACTCAAGAAGCAAAAAAGGTTATTAAAGATTTAGTGGATGCAGGTGTAAAGATTATCGATATTGTTGGTGGCGAACCTTTTTTAAGGCCAGATCTTGAAGACATTATACTTTATGGAAGATCTCTTGGTGCAAGAATGATGATAAATACAAATGGGTCTCTTGCAACCTGGGAGAGGGTGAAGAAATTAAAAGAGATTGATAAAGAAATATTGATAGGTGTTTCTTTGGATGGTCATATAGCGTCGCTCCATGAATTTGTTAGGGGAAAGAATACATTTCAACGAACGATGGAAGGCTTAATGAATTTTCTTAAAGCGGGTTTTGAAGTTACGATTTTACATGTTATAAACGCGAGAAATTATTCATATTTTGAAAATATGGTTTTATTTGCTAAAAAGCTTGGGGTAAATCTTTACGTTGACAGATTTGTCCCCGTTGGCCGTGGAGAACTTTATAAAGATGAACTTCTTCCAACAAGAAAGATGATAAAATATGTTCAGAGCATAATAGATAAATATCGAAATGATGTGGTTTTTTATGTTGAGGAAAATATCAAAGGAGGGCTCTGTACTGCTGGGCGTACCCATGCTTCAATTCTTGTTGACGGAACAGTCGTTCCCTGTGGACACTTTCGATTTGATAAAGAATTTTATATGGGAAATATAAAAAATAAAAGTTTTGGTGAGTTATGGAAATCTTACGATTCTGAAATTCTCATAAAGGATTGCAAAGAATGTTTGTTTTTTAACAAATGTTACGGTGGGTGTAGAGCATTTGCGTATAAGATAAATAAGAAAATCGATCCTATTTTTTGTCTGGTTGGTGATCAAAATGTTTGA
- the pstB gene encoding phosphate ABC transporter ATP-binding protein PstB, producing the protein MEKIIEVKDFSAYYGDKEAVRNITADFCKNKITAIIGPSGCGKSTLLRSINRINDTIPGFSVKGKIYFENKDIYSEDIDVTLYRKRVGMVFQKPTPFPMSIFDNVAFGPRLHGIKNRKKLEEIVERSLKQAALWDEVKDELHKPGTALSGGQQQRLCIARALAVEPEVLLLDEPTSALDPIATQKLEVLLEQLSENYTIIIVTHNIAQAIRISDYLIFMYRGDLIESGETAEIIKKPKNELTEMYLNGKIG; encoded by the coding sequence GTGGAAAAAATAATAGAAGTAAAGGATTTTAGTGCATATTATGGAGATAAAGAAGCGGTGCGTAACATTACAGCGGATTTTTGTAAAAATAAGATAACAGCTATTATTGGTCCATCTGGGTGTGGTAAGTCTACACTTTTGAGATCAATAAATAGAATAAACGATACTATTCCAGGTTTTAGTGTAAAAGGAAAAATATATTTTGAAAACAAAGATATATATTCAGAGGATATAGACGTTACTTTGTATCGAAAACGGGTTGGGATGGTTTTTCAGAAACCCACACCGTTTCCAATGTCTATATTTGATAATGTTGCTTTTGGTCCAAGACTACATGGGATAAAAAATAGAAAAAAACTTGAAGAAATTGTGGAAAGGTCATTGAAACAGGCCGCACTCTGGGATGAAGTAAAAGATGAACTTCATAAACCGGGGACAGCTCTTTCGGGTGGTCAGCAACAAAGGTTATGTATAGCAAGAGCTCTTGCAGTTGAACCCGAGGTTCTTCTTCTTGACGAACCTACGTCTGCTCTTGATCCAATAGCTACTCAAAAACTTGAAGTACTTTTAGAACAACTTTCTGAAAATTATACTATAATAATAGTTACCCATAACATTGCTCAGGCAATCAGAATATCTGATTATTTGATTTTTATGTACAGAGGGGATTTAATAGAATCTGGTGAAACAGCCGAAATTATTAAAAAACCAAAAAATGAACTTACTGAAATGTATTTAAATGGAAAGATAGGATAA
- a CDS encoding response regulator transcription factor has product MFRILIVEDDAGIREILKKYLVAEGFEIEEAGTLYEMREKISQKSFDVVLLDIMLPDGYATSEIPEFRVEFPETGIIIISARDTDMDRIFGIELGADDYIVKPFNPREVVARVKAFIRRTRGESEVIRFRELEIYCDEYLVKLNGKKVDLTGKEFEILRLLAKNSNRVFSRDEILDKIWKDEFISDRVVDVHISSLRNKIGKDWIITVRGIGYKFSTKGTIK; this is encoded by the coding sequence ATGTTCAGGATATTAATCGTTGAAGATGATGCTGGCATCAGAGAAATTTTAAAAAAGTATTTGGTAGCTGAGGGTTTCGAAATAGAAGAAGCGGGGACTCTTTATGAAATGAGAGAAAAAATTTCTCAAAAAAGCTTTGATGTAGTTTTACTTGACATAATGCTTCCTGATGGTTATGCAACAAGTGAAATACCGGAGTTTAGAGTAGAATTTCCGGAGACAGGTATAATTATAATATCGGCAAGAGATACTGATATGGATAGAATATTTGGTATAGAGCTTGGGGCGGATGATTATATAGTAAAACCGTTTAACCCAAGGGAAGTTGTAGCGCGTGTTAAAGCGTTTATAAGAAGAACCAGAGGTGAAAGTGAAGTGATAAGGTTTCGAGAGTTAGAAATTTATTGCGATGAGTATTTAGTGAAACTCAATGGTAAAAAAGTGGATTTAACTGGAAAAGAATTCGAAATTCTCCGATTGCTTGCTAAAAATTCAAACAGGGTTTTTTCTCGCGATGAAATACTGGACAAAATATGGAAAGATGAGTTTATTTCAGACAGAGTCGTGGATGTTCACATAAGTAGTTTAAGAAATAAAATAGGGAAAGACTGGATAATTACAGTTCGTGGGATAGGCTACAAGTTTTCTACAAAGGGGACTATAAAGTGA
- the phoU gene encoding phosphate signaling complex protein PhoU: protein MMDVMHYEREFTILKADISKMLSLVSDSFEMSIQSLEFSDTTLAKRVFELDDDIDALNREIEEKVYEIIARYNPLTRDLRYVITMIKFANNLERIADLGCNMAEKALKIREKNIPFKLTKELKDMFGTALKMLHDTFLAFSKRDAELAKKIWKQDEELDNLELDIREFVISNICEEDFSKEVGTLYVLIARDLERIGDHLTNLCEEIIYIETGENTKDVFEV, encoded by the coding sequence ATAATGGATGTAATGCATTATGAAAGAGAATTTACAATACTAAAAGCAGACATTTCAAAAATGCTTTCGCTGGTTTCAGATTCTTTTGAAATGTCAATCCAGTCTCTGGAGTTTTCAGATACTACTCTTGCAAAAAGAGTATTCGAATTAGATGATGATATAGATGCGCTGAATAGAGAAATAGAAGAAAAAGTTTATGAAATTATAGCAAGGTATAACCCTTTAACCAGAGATCTTAGATACGTAATAACAATGATAAAATTTGCAAACAACCTTGAACGTATAGCAGACCTTGGGTGCAATATGGCTGAAAAGGCTCTTAAAATCAGAGAAAAAAACATTCCCTTTAAATTAACAAAAGAATTAAAAGATATGTTTGGAACAGCATTGAAAATGCTTCACGATACGTTTCTTGCTTTTTCAAAAAGAGATGCAGAGCTTGCAAAGAAAATATGGAAGCAGGATGAAGAGCTGGATAATCTTGAACTGGATATAAGAGAATTTGTTATTTCAAATATTTGCGAAGAAGATTTTTCTAAAGAAGTTGGAACATTGTACGTTTTAATAGCACGAGATTTAGAGAGAATAGGAGATCACCTTACAAATTTATGTGAAGAAATAATTTATATAGAAACAGGAGAAAATACAAAAGATGTTTTTGAGGTGTAA
- the pstA gene encoding phosphate ABC transporter permease PstA, protein MKKDIIFTIILKSLSYIVLTIIVLFFGLVIISGVKYFTLSFFTQWPSNGMKEGGIFPAILGSLLMVSLSVLFAVPLGIITGVFLSEYGTNKIARLIDISVTSLSGVPSIVYGLFGLSLFVITMNFRTSLLSGALTLSLLILPVIASASAEALKSLPEELRESAYALGARKNEVIFKVLIPAAKKRIITASLVGSGRAIGETAPIMLTGAVFYATQLPKGLFSPVMTLPTHIYYIVAAYGESAQWMAKASSAVLMVFVLILYSIAFLIRRDASGKNNRSKGF, encoded by the coding sequence TTGAAAAAAGATATTATTTTTACAATAATTTTGAAAAGTTTATCTTATATTGTTTTAACAATAATAGTATTATTTTTTGGGCTGGTAATTATAAGTGGTGTAAAGTACTTCACACTTTCGTTTTTCACTCAATGGCCAAGTAATGGAATGAAAGAAGGAGGAATTTTTCCCGCGATATTAGGAAGTTTGTTGATGGTTTCGTTAAGTGTTTTATTTGCTGTTCCATTGGGGATTATAACAGGTGTTTTTCTTTCTGAGTATGGAACAAATAAAATAGCTCGTTTAATTGACATTTCTGTTACTTCACTGAGTGGTGTTCCTTCGATAGTTTACGGTCTTTTCGGGTTGTCTTTGTTTGTGATTACGATGAACTTTAGAACGTCGTTACTTTCTGGAGCATTAACTCTTTCATTGTTGATTCTACCTGTTATCGCTTCGGCAAGCGCAGAAGCGTTAAAAAGCTTACCAGAAGAATTGCGGGAATCTGCGTATGCCCTTGGTGCAAGAAAAAATGAGGTAATATTTAAGGTGCTTATCCCCGCAGCTAAGAAAAGAATAATTACAGCATCTCTTGTGGGAAGTGGGAGAGCTATTGGTGAAACTGCACCAATTATGTTAACAGGAGCAGTGTTTTACGCCACTCAGTTACCTAAAGGACTATTTTCACCTGTGATGACCCTGCCCACGCATATCTATTACATTGTGGCTGCTTATGGTGAAAGTGCTCAGTGGATGGCTAAAGCATCTTCTGCAGTTCTCATGGTGTTTGTCTTGATATTATATTCAATTGCATTTTTAATCAGGAGGGATGCAAGTGGAAAAAATAATAGAAGTAAAGGATTTTAG
- a CDS encoding M42 family metallopeptidase: MFLKELSELNGVSGNEEKVREFIKEKIKDKVDKLWVDRMGNLIAYKKGKGKAKVVLDAHMDEVGLMIVNINDDGSLAFAPVGGVDPRVIIGKKVIINDKVKGVIGYKAIHLQKDDYLRTPEYSQLSIDIGVSSKSEAEKKVKIGDYVSFLTKYREIGNFATGKAFDDRGGCSILLDIIFNNIESDYDLYFAFVVQEETGLRGAAVVSEQIKPDFAIALETTTAGDNPELEKEHWATHLGDGPAITFLHSGYAIDHRIFEALVKTAQKHNIPFQYKRRTAGGTDAARYARSIYGVPAGVVSIPSRYIHSPLSVINLSDYNNTYLLIKTFLEKSPI; encoded by the coding sequence ATGTTTTTAAAAGAATTATCTGAATTAAACGGGGTTTCTGGAAATGAGGAGAAAGTAAGAGAGTTTATAAAAGAGAAAATAAAAGACAAAGTAGATAAGTTGTGGGTAGATAGAATGGGTAATCTTATAGCTTATAAAAAAGGAAAAGGGAAAGCAAAAGTAGTCTTAGATGCACATATGGATGAAGTTGGACTTATGATAGTTAATATAAATGACGATGGAAGTTTAGCTTTTGCTCCCGTTGGAGGAGTTGATCCAAGAGTTATCATAGGTAAAAAAGTTATAATAAATGATAAAGTAAAAGGTGTCATAGGTTATAAAGCCATACACCTTCAAAAGGATGACTATCTACGTACACCCGAATATTCTCAGCTCAGTATAGACATAGGTGTCTCTTCAAAAAGCGAAGCTGAAAAAAAGGTAAAAATAGGTGATTATGTATCGTTTCTCACAAAATACAGAGAGATTGGTAACTTTGCCACGGGAAAAGCATTCGACGACAGAGGAGGATGCAGTATTCTCTTAGACATTATCTTTAATAACATTGAGAGTGATTATGACCTATATTTTGCTTTTGTTGTACAGGAAGAAACAGGATTAAGGGGCGCAGCTGTAGTATCGGAACAGATAAAGCCCGACTTTGCAATTGCTTTAGAAACAACAACTGCCGGGGATAACCCTGAGCTTGAAAAAGAACATTGGGCCACACATCTGGGAGATGGCCCAGCCATAACTTTTTTACATTCTGGTTATGCAATAGATCATAGAATATTTGAAGCGCTTGTCAAAACAGCACAAAAGCACAACATTCCTTTCCAGTATAAAAGAAGAACAGCCGGGGGAACAGATGCAGCAAGATATGCTCGAAGTATTTACGGTGTACCAGCCGGTGTTGTTTCAATACCTTCAAGATACATTCACAGTCCTCTTTCGGTAATAAACCTTTCAGATTACAATAATACATACCTCTTAATTAAAACATTCCTCGAAAAAAGTCCTATATAA
- a CDS encoding DUF370 domain-containing protein, protein MFGLINIGFGNVIAGDRIVAIVNPESAPLKRLKEDAKDEGKLIDATYGRKTRAILISDSNHIILSAIQPETIAQRFMQSFFEIEEQLDKIRRKG, encoded by the coding sequence ATGTTTGGGCTCATAAATATAGGATTTGGTAATGTTATAGCAGGTGATAGAATTGTCGCAATTGTTAATCCTGAAAGCGCTCCTTTAAAGAGATTGAAAGAGGATGCAAAAGATGAGGGGAAACTTATAGATGCAACTTATGGTAGAAAAACAAGAGCGATACTTATATCAGATAGTAATCACATAATTCTCAGTGCAATTCAACCTGAAACTATTGCTCAGAGGTTTATGCAGTCTTTCTTTGAAATAGAAGAACAGCTTGATAAAATAAGAAGAAAGGGATAG
- the rpoZ gene encoding DNA-directed RNA polymerase subunit omega: protein MQPVINYDDLIERIPYKFAIPVAAAKRAENLREFAQPYVTTWDKNYVSIALKELSEGYIRIKNEEILKILIPNVK, encoded by the coding sequence ATGCAGCCAGTGATTAATTACGATGACTTGATAGAACGAATTCCTTACAAATTTGCAATACCTGTTGCTGCTGCAAAACGTGCAGAGAATTTAAGAGAGTTTGCACAACCATATGTCACAACATGGGATAAAAATTATGTGAGCATAGCTTTAAAAGAGCTTAGTGAAGGATATATAAGAATTAAAAACGAAGAAATTCTGAAAATCCTTATTCCAAATGTAAAATAG